Within the Pan troglodytes isolate AG18354 chromosome 2, NHGRI_mPanTro3-v2.0_pri, whole genome shotgun sequence genome, the region AAGGGTCTCTGGAATGTTACAAGTAACAGTTCATAATTACAATAGATTTGAGTTCAAAGACAAAGTGATGAAAAGAAACTTTCTAACATGGGGTTCAATTCCCTACATAAACTTCCTTCTTGTGGCTCAGTGTACCACGGGCATTTATATTGCTATTCTTCTTTGTCATAAAAGCAGTCACCTTGTAACCCTTTTTATCAAGTAATCTATGCACTACCTAAAAGTACACTAGACTCCATCAGGCGAGCTATAGGTTTACATTATATAAACATTCCAATTCTGCCTGCTCAGCACTAGTTGTCGATAAACGCAAGCCATTGCAAAACAGCAAAGTAGGTTCCTTGCCTTCAGAGAGCAGATAGGACCTGCCAGTTCTGCAAAAACAAACTCTTGGCAATCACTGAAACTAATCTGTCAACAAATTACCATTAAAGTCATACCTCCTGAAAGTTCAAAAACAGACTTGTGAGTAGACAAGAGATAgggcattctttttttatgattatttttattagctCACAGGTCAGGGCTTAAAATTACCTTTTCAAAGTGGCAAAGCTTTCTCTTGAAGTCAAGAGGGTACACTTCACTCATAATGAAATGTGGCACCTGGCTTTCTATTACCACATTCTCCTCTGTTAcaggtcttttttcttctttttcttctcgtgccattttaattttcaatgGAGAGATTAATGACACATAACTGTTTAGTAATCAAAACTTGAAAGAATTTCATACAAGGCTCAAATCACAAGTTACATAAATCTTTGACAACAATATTTTGATGGAAGGCAGGTCTAAACTAACAGAGTAGAGAACTAAATTTAGCATTCAGGGTGAAATATGCCTTTTCTAGAAACAGCCCCAAAgggaattaagaaaatgtggggaGGTCAGTGTTGTGgctgctttttctttatttgtcaGAATTATCTGAATCCTGTCTCAGTTTTGTTTCAGTTTGTTTGTATGGTTATCACTAACATTTTGGTGGCATTGATTcctacacaaaatatttttgaccATCAATACTTTTCACATTATTTGAACTATGCAAGGTCTTCAATAAAAGTGTATCTCAGCATAGCAATTCCTTTAAAATTACAGCTGGGTTTTTACCTACCAGCAAGGGAAGGTGCTAGCCCCCAGCACAGTACCGGCCCCatgaaagcattcaataaatactaataATACCTTCTTCTATGCCCCCTTCCTGGAAGTTCCCCTTCTAGGACACAGAGGTGCTGATCAGCTTTTCCCTGTCAGCATCAAGAGACCCTCCTTTCAGACACAGTCAGTCTCCAGCAGCTACAACGGGAAAGGCCAATTGAGGGCATTTCTAACAAAGTTCATAAGCCacctttttcaaagaaaaaagtggTAGAATGGTACGGCCAATCCAGCCATTGCTACCCAGTCTTTACACCTACAGATCCATACCATATAACCTGCGTCATTTCCCATAAGGTATGAAACAAGGCCAGGAATGGCCTCTGGAATTTTAATATGGTGCCCCAGAGGCCTGTGGGTAAAAATGAGATGCAAAGAATGAGATGCAATAAGCACCTTCATCCAGTGGTGGTTGCTGCCAGTACAGACACCAACAGCTATTTCTTGCAGGCATTGTTTCTCACAGAGGCAGTTAAAAAGCTGGAAATGTTTGCGGGACAGCTTTCTTCTTCTACTCAATGTCCACCAGCAATTTCACTAACAAAAACTAATGAAGGGATGGATTTTGCCATTTTGaatgtgaagaaaataattttcatttgcttgtgtatttttgtttcttgacacagggtctcaatctgtcacccagcccaggctggagtgcagtggcaagatctcagttcactgcggCCTCGAACTCCcatgctcaagggatcctcccacctcagcctcatgagtagctggggccacaggcatgtgccatcacccCTAGATAACTTTtgcagtttttgtagagacgaggttttgccatgctgcccagactagtctcaaactcctcagctcaaggaatctgcccgccttgccctcccaaaatggtgggattacaggcatgagacactgcacgcAGCCTGCTTGTATATTTCTTtatgctgaaaagaaaaaagtatttctaCCCTCCTCCCCCACTTAAAACACTGACACTATGGTCCCTCAAATGCCATTTCCCATGTTCAGAGGACCCTGGGATATCAATTCCTGATTCTCCCAGGTTCCTCTGGCACTGTATTTTCTACATCccctttgtttgttgttgttgttgttgttgtttatttgtgttttttttttttttgagacggagtcttgctctgttgcccaggctggagtgcagtggtgggatctcggctcactgcaagctccgcctcccaggttcacgccattcacctacctcagcctcccgagtagctgggactgcaggcgcccaccaccacacccggctaatttttttgtattttttagtagaggcggggtttcaccatgttagccaggatggtctcaatctcctgacctcgtgatctgccctccttagcctcccaaagtgctgggattacaggcgtgagccactgcgcccagccgttatttggttttttttttttagacatattctcactttgtcacccaggctggagtgcagtggtgcaatcttggctcactgcaacctctgcctcccaggttcaagtgattctcctgcctcagcctcctgagtagctgggactacaatcgtgcaccaccatgcccagctaatttttgtatttttagtagagacagggttttgccatgttggccaggctggtctccaactcctggcctcaagtgatcagcccgcctcggcctccctaagtgctgggattacaggcgtgagccaccacagacAGCCTCTACATCCCCTTTGAATGTACATAACTAGACTCTTTGCCTGAGTCCCACCcatttctctgagcttcttgCGTTCCGGGAAATGACTAATCTTTGACCTCCTTCAATGGTTCATTGGAAAAATTCAACCCGATGGGTCCTCTTTACTccccttcttctttttcaagagaaGTTCCCTATCTACCGTTCCCACCTCCTTGCTAGTCATTTcacattttctctccttcttttacATTGTTAACTTAAAACATACTCACTGTCTTCTGGGCCACAAGACCCAACACCTTAAACCAGATGTCAAAGAAAGAAGCCACGGGAAGTAAACACTTTGCTTATCCACATGTTCAAATTCTAAATACGGCACATCTTAAAAGTTTTTTCTCACAGATTCCCTCTAAACTGCTCTCTTCATATAAAATGATAGCCACACCTCAGAACTGCAGCAACCAAAGCTCTCTCTATACTGACTTGCAGACAATAAAACTGCCAGgtggtaccaaaaaaaaaaaaaaaaaagaaagaaaccccacAAAAACCTCATCATTAAATGGAATGTTGTTAAGAAATAGCTGTTTTATTTAACAgctattcatttttattgaataaacatTTTCTAGTATGCATTCTGTTAATTGACCTGACAGCATATGCTGTATATGGAGAAACTTCTAAACATTATGCTCTATGTAATATGCTTATCTGAAAAAGCtctcatttgcagcaatatggaaataaaattctGCTTTCTAAAATTCAagacttttaaaatgcattaatccACACAGTTTATGAAATTGTTCTGgacattttaaaatcctttctttaagaaaaaaaaaaaaactttagtaaTTGCTAATAGTATTTGTTGCTGAGTTTCATAATGGAGCAGTGCACATCCAATACAACTTTTACAGACATAGAAATGGTGCAGGGATACTAGGAAATAAAAAGCAGTTATGGTATCGGGTAAAGAATTACTCAAcggataaaagaaaatgttcagaaacTCTATCAAATTATATTATTAGAAAACTATTGTTATAATAGTTTCATGGCTCAGACATAAATAGAGTTGAAACATTACAGAGATAATACATTTAGTCTTGAGGAAGAAAGACAGTTTGTGAGTGTGTTGGCGGGCTCTACCAGCTAATGGCAGCACCTCTCTTGGGCTGATGGCTTCTGAGTGATGAGTCCACCTTCCAGCCCAGAATCACCAACTCCGCTACCTAGAGGCATAAATGAGCAATGCTGCTGGTGGGAGCGAGAGCAGGCTGGAGGGCTCCCTGTCTTCAATAGCAATTCATCTCCCAACAATTGTTGCCCTTGTGGGACTATCAGCCCAAGGTTACCAGATAttctaatttttcaaaagaagatggaAAAGCCAGATTTGCCCCATTTCTCTAGGTTGTCAACTAACTAATTTTTAGAAATGACAATACCATTTGAACGCAATTAAGCCAACCTATAAACAAAACTCACTATGGAACTAGTGCACTCCATAGTGAATCTTTGTCAGGGCCCTCCCATTCTGAAAATGGCGTTTGCTGTAATTTGTAATTATCTTTGATAATATGAAGCAAACATGGAAaggtttgcatttatttattttatatcctgGCACTGAGTAAAAACTCTCCCCGTATCCTCAATGATGGTATTGGTGCAACTGGAAAATCCTCCAACATTCAATATAACACACAGCGTAATTAACTCGTTTTTATACCAGGCCCATTTAAGCCACATCTTTGTGTTCCATGGACTTCTAACATATTTTACAGTTCTAATTCTCTTCCACTGTCCTACATTAATCAAAGCTGTAACCCCTGTTGTCTTTGTACTACGGAATCTGAATGTGCCCCTGGCGAGGAATGGGGGAAAAGTCAACAGGAATTAAATTTCAGTGCAACTGTTTACTCAACTGTGGCCTGCAGTTATTGAAATTTTATCCGTGGTTTTGTGTGACTACCGCAGTAATGAATTCAGCATGGCTATGATTTTCTCACTGCTGGTATTCTCACTTCAAGTAAAAACCTGtagaataaaaatgatgaaaacaacCATAGTCCATTGTAGAATGCTCACATTTCTCCGAACTGTCTAATTGTTGCAGTTTTCAGTCTGGAAGAAAACTCTGATAACTCTAGTCCTGTAGAAATATTTTCAGGCCTgtagtttttcttatttcatctaCAGATTTCCCTTTTCCCCAACAACCTGTTAAAAGCCTTATCATATACTTAGGGGAGTTGAACAGCTGtcaatgttatattttaaaagacttcaaAAGGCTTTGCTAATCACAATACAGGGGGTTTTAGCCACAGTGATAGACCCCATTGCTTTGTTTCTTCCCAAAATGTGTCAACGACATACGGAGAAAAAACTgtcataaaaacatttaaaaacagtatAAAAGTCTAATCATAATACATTTCTTGACCTTTGTATCAATAACCCATAACAacaaattttccaaagtggtcaCAGCCAAAGGAAGATGTGGATAAATATGTTTGCAACTGATACTTTTTAAGGAAGATGTTGGTGAaatatgcttttataattttattctatgTAGCCAATTTGTTATCACTGTTGTGTGTGTGggcgcatgtgtgtgtgcgcatgtttCGATGGTTTATATGTAAAGTTTTTTGGCTGGCTTACTACTTTGAGATCCTGAATGATTTTTAGCTcctcaaaaaaaatcagaatttcccATTTATGTAATTAATGTActctaaatattaattatttagtaTCACCACATCAGTCAGTAGTAGCCCCATATCAAGTGCTCAAGTGCTTCATAAAGAAATGGGCAATCTTGACACTTGTCTGGTAAGGGCACAGAAGATAGCATTCAACTACATTAACTATTTGTTCTGAATAAAATGGCTGAGAACATCACATGAACATGTACTTGCACAAATACACGGAGACCCTTTTACTATATAATGCTGGGTTTTGCTAACAACCTCACTGGTTGGAATTTGGCCATCTGCACTAACTTAAATGCACAAAGTTTATACACAACAAGCATCACAAATTCCAGCTGAAGTGAGCCCGTGGTGCAGGCACAAATGGGTTTGGGCTGCCAATGAAAGAAAGATCAAATCACTTGCAGGAAGTCCTCTGAATTAAGACTTTTGCTGGTCtgttacttttcctttctttcgcTTTGTTGCATCTTTCTCCCAACAGGTTCCACAGGCTCACGTTGGGTCCACCACCTTGTAAGGAGCTAACAGTCTAATCATTCCTTATTCCTTAAAAAACTCTTCgcaaggagaaaataaaacacgCTTTAGAGCTTGTCTCCAAGTTGCATCCCAAACAAGCTTAGCTTCTCTGACACAGATTCCAAGAAAATGGTTCGAGCACTTTGTCCCTATGTTCTTCCTCCCCACAAGAGTTCCTGCAGCTTTCAGAAAGGCCCAAagatacttcattctttttaattcacCTGTTTCTGAGTGGCGCCATAACTATGTTTCGAATAAGTAAATCAAGAACAAAACAGGTCATAAACCATCTATTATTATTAACAAAGCCTAATAATATTTCCTGATTCCGAGGAATCAGGAAAGGCGGGAAAACCAAAGCCAGTCTTCAAGCAAATGTTGTTtacttatttgaatttttatcaaCACTTTGACAACAGAACACTATTTCTTGGGTCGCCTGTACCATTCGGAAGTATTTTACCAGTCACTCACAGGTACCCAGGTCCATACCTGTAAAAAGTATAGCTAACAGGAATGAGTACATCCCAACTTATGTACATTTTGGGGAGGCACCAATAAGAGCTAATTTAAAGCAGTAAGACTTAGCCACAAACCCACTGCTGCATGAATACAGGGAACATATGTAAATACTCTATACCCCCAAATCCTACACGTAGAGGGAAGCAGCTTCCTACAGTGATGCCCGTGTTCTAGATGTTTTGGCTATTATCTCGCCATCTCCGCCTGTCTTTCTATGTGTTTATTTCAACTCTCCTTACTCATctactctttttctcccttttattcCTTAGCTCTTATTTCCTTCTTCACAGGCTTAAGCCTGCTTTtcgtttaatttttatttttgcatgaaaGCAGCGGgaaccatttctccaaagaataattttattcaaaatggGGAAGGGTTAGGCTGACACACAGGTCCACTCATCTTCGTCTCAGCAACTGCTTCCCACAAGGGGACCTGCAGGACTTCCAACTCCCAAGGGCTTGAAATTAGTCTCTTAAGCCAACTGCTGGGACTCCTAGAGGGCTGATCGTTTATGAGATGCCACtgacagacagaaagacagatggacagacaggTGAACACAAAACACTGATCGCGAGATCGTGATTAAGTGTAAAATTTAGCAGTAAAATTCgcacccaccacctccacctcccaagaaTCCAAAGCCCAGTacctgttgctgctgctgctgggcgtGGGCGAGGTCAGCTGCCCCGATGTCCACGGCCGGCGTCTCTCCGTTGGACCGCCCCTCCCGAAGACCGCCGCACTCTAGTAAGTGGTTGCTGCCGCCCGACCCATTCTGGATGGCTGAACCGTTACTTTTTGTCTCAGTCCCAGATTCTTGCATCATGACTCAAAAACCTGATACAAGGATTTCCAAgatggggggtgggtgggggggagaaaaaaaaaaaagcagctgttAAAACAGTTGTTGTGCATAAGGAGAAGGGCCTTGGTTTAAATGTTGCCAAAATCTGTAAACAGTTGTCATTTTCTTTCACTCAACTTATCCCCTCATTAGTGGGCCATGCCCCTAGTTTCAGGTCTGAAACTGTCATTCCCATTTCAAGTTTCAGTagtattgttttaaatatattacttttttacCCTTAGAAAAACTAGTATTTGTAAGTAAACCTAGAATTCaagattaaatttttcttttttcttttttttttgagatggagcacggctcagtcgcccaggctggagtgcagcggcgcaatctcggctcactgcaacctccacctcccgggttcaagggattctcctgcctcagcctccgagtagctaggattacaggtgcacgccaccatgcccggctaattttttgtgtatttttagtaaagaaaggggtttcaccacgttggttaggctggtctcaaattcctgacctcgtgatccacccgcctcggcctcccaaagtactgggattgcagccactgcgcccggcccaagattaaatttttcttctatctGCTTCCTTTGCTCAAAAACCAGCAAGTCATCCTATAGAGCATATTGGGtataaacattaaattttaaCACGTGCAGGCACTATTTGTTgatattacactttttttttttttttttttttttttttttgagacagagccttgctctgtcgccgaggataaagtgcagtggcgctatctctgctcactgcctctgcctcccgggctcaagcaattctcctgcctcagcctcccaagtagctgggattacaggtgcccacgaccaggcccagctaatttttgtatttttagtagagacagggtttcactatattggccaggctggttttgaactcatgacctcaggtgatgcacccgtctcggcctcccgaagtgctgggattacaggcctcgtgagccatggcacctggccgaAGGTActaaaattctaataaaaaatatatatataggcctgggggcggtggctcacgcctgtaatcccagcactttaggaggatgaggcaggtggaacacttaaggtcaggagttcgagaccagtctggccaacatggtgaaaccctgtctctactaacagtacaaaaaaagaaaaaaaaaattagccagtcatggtgacaggtgcctctaatcccagctactcgggaagctgaagcatgagaattgcttgaacctagggggtggaggttgcagtgagccaagatcacgccattgtactccagcctaggtgacagggtgagactccgtctcaaaacaaaagaaaaaaaaatagggtgcAAAATGAGTAGCTAGAAAATATCacttagggccaggtgcggtggctcacgcctgtaatcccaggactttgggaggccgaggcgggtggatcacgaggtcaggagttcaaaaccagcctggccaatatggtgaaaccctgcctctactaaaaatacaaaaattagctgggcatggtggtgtgtacctgtaatcccagctactcaggaggctaaggcaggagaattgcttcaactgggacctgggaggtggaggttgcagtgagctgagatcgcaccactgcactccagcctgagctacagagcgagactccatctcacaaaaaaaaaaagagagagaaaatatcacTTAGGTGTAAATACATTTCACATTCACTCTTATTACTCTCTGGGCACAAAACCATTATCCCAGAGAGCCGATTCAGCACTTGGCTCAGAAAAGATGTTCAAAGATGAGAAAAGACAGATAGCATTTGCTAATACCAACTGCTACCATCTACTGATCACCAGTGTTGGGTCAGGCAGGCCCTAATGCAGGTGATTTACACATATTCTCCAATTTAGTGCTGATGATGATTGTTACCCCCAGTCTGcggatgagaaaactaaggatcCACAAGTTATTTAGTTTGTCCACTACATGTCACAGCTAGTAATGGTGGAATCAGGATTTGAAGCAGTTCAGTTAAGTCAAAGCCCTTTACcacaatgtgtatttttaaagttgagGTTCAGTGGGGGCAAAACAATGAAAACGGCAGGCTCACACTCCAAGTTCACAGACCAGAatttggaaaaggaaaagcaacaaTCATTAAAGGAAGTGAAGAGTTCAAACATGAAAGCTGAGAAATGCCTGAATAATTAAGACTTTAATGTGAAATACCAATCCCAGATTAAAGGGCAGAACATTTTTACGCAAACGTGTTCCAATTGTGGAAGGACATATGTACAACCAATGCTACAGATTTCTGCCCCATACATGAAATGTGACAACAGGGAAATTTCAATCTTTGGGTATCTTTAGAGGACATTGTTTTCTTGCTAGAAATTGGATGAAGTCTGTTTTCTGCAGACTTGCacaaaaaccaaatggaaaaattaaaagcagaaaaattcacatgtttcttcatttcctttcactGTATAGCATGATCCAACTTGATACAGACTCTTCATAAATccaaagatgtatatattttttaagttgatcCAATTCAAAAGTGGATTGAGAATGGCATTTTTCACTAGCAGGTGGGAAACAAACTCAGAAGTAACAGCTGATTCACTCTCATTTTttgatttctattattattttttcattctcatgTCTTCAGATCAGACTCTCTAATAATTACAGTCCTTTAGAAATTGCAGTTATATTCTTACTGTCCACAGAGTAAAGCATCTatcaaaaataaccaaaatcttCCCTAAGATATAAGAATCAGGTAACAAGATAATTTGTGACAACATGAGTGCCTTGTTCAtcaccaaaaaagaaatgaattagtgAAACCTAGGTACTTTTCCCTGGGCGTTTCAGTCTCTCTTCCACAAACTTGCCCCTTTGTACAGAACTAAAGGAaaagagccgggcgcagtggctcatgcctgtaatcccagcactttgggaggccaaggcaggcagatcacttgaggtcaggagttcgagaccagcctggccaacatggtgaaactgctctctactaaaaatacaaaaaaattagccgggcgtggtggcacatgcctgt harbors:
- the FOXP1 gene encoding forkhead box protein P1 isoform X15, whose translation is MMQESGTETKSNGSAIQNGSGGSNHLLECGGLREGRSNGETPAVDIGAADLAHAQQQQQQWHLINDQPSRSPSSWLKRLISSPWELEVLQVPLWEAVAETKMSGPVCQPNPSPF